Proteins encoded together in one Planctomyces sp. SH-PL14 window:
- a CDS encoding (2Fe-2S)-binding protein, with translation MPKVTFVTEKNEKKVVDVPVGANLRKQARENGIPLAWRVQVTAGQQNVSPPGLLEKFAGLVDPLTFSARIGHEDEIRLASLCTVQGDCTVKTSAPLNLEGEVFWQ, from the coding sequence ATGCCCAAGGTCACCTTCGTCACCGAGAAGAACGAAAAGAAGGTCGTCGACGTGCCGGTCGGCGCCAACCTCCGGAAGCAGGCCCGTGAGAACGGGATCCCGCTCGCCTGGCGGGTCCAGGTGACGGCGGGCCAGCAGAATGTCAGCCCTCCGGGACTGCTGGAGAAGTTCGCCGGTCTCGTCGATCCGCTGACCTTCAGCGCCCGGATCGGCCACGAAGACGAGATCCGCCTCGCCAGCCTGTGCACCGTCCAGGGAGACTGCACGGTCAAGACCAGCGCCCCGCTCAACCTGGAAGGCGAAGTCTTCTGGCAGTGA
- a CDS encoding DUF1501 domain-containing protein gives MPGERPRPPGGAARASRRELLTASAAATLSLWGRSGQGAPAATAGRAKSVIMIFNCGAPSHTDLWDLKPEAPDAVRGEFRPIDTNVPGIQISELLPQMAKRADKLAIVRSLHHGQSAHNSGMYWSTVGRAYPQDSTLITPSRADFPSFGTLVGWLAQRDGYAGAIPPYVITPRPHCDSFVYLTPGQFGGCLGSRFDPFVLNADPDERNFKVPNMGLPENMTSARFAERQQLLGELDRKSRPVDTPLASDLAVAHERAISLVTASSQADAFDLTKEPDAVRARYGKHSWGQSHLLARRLVESGVRFVSTVNGPSITWDTHKDNFKQLKNRLVPPMEQAYAALLDDLSERGLLDSTLVIWMGDFGRTPIINKDGGRDHWPHCYTMVLAGGGIRGGQVIGESDKTGAAPKARPITPADIHATVFSALGYDPLATNYAMSDGRPMPLSQGNIVRELF, from the coding sequence ATGCCTGGAGAACGCCCCCGCCCCCCTGGTGGCGCGGCACGCGCATCGCGAAGAGAGCTTCTGACCGCTTCGGCCGCCGCGACGCTGTCGCTGTGGGGGCGGAGCGGACAGGGGGCGCCGGCCGCGACCGCGGGACGGGCCAAGTCCGTCATCATGATCTTCAACTGCGGGGCCCCCAGCCACACCGACCTGTGGGACCTGAAGCCCGAGGCCCCCGACGCCGTCCGGGGCGAATTCCGGCCGATCGACACGAACGTCCCCGGAATCCAGATCTCCGAGCTCCTCCCGCAGATGGCCAAGCGGGCCGACAAGCTGGCGATCGTCCGGTCGCTGCACCACGGCCAGAGCGCGCACAACTCCGGGATGTACTGGTCGACGGTCGGCCGGGCCTATCCGCAGGACAGCACCCTCATCACGCCGAGCCGGGCCGACTTCCCGAGCTTCGGGACGCTGGTCGGCTGGCTCGCCCAGCGGGACGGCTACGCGGGAGCGATCCCGCCGTACGTCATCACGCCGCGGCCGCACTGCGACAGCTTCGTCTATCTCACGCCGGGCCAGTTCGGCGGCTGCCTCGGCTCGCGGTTCGACCCGTTCGTGCTCAATGCCGATCCGGACGAGCGGAACTTCAAGGTCCCCAACATGGGGCTCCCCGAGAACATGACCTCCGCCCGGTTCGCCGAGCGGCAGCAGCTCCTGGGGGAGCTCGATCGAAAGAGCCGGCCGGTCGACACGCCGCTGGCGAGCGACCTGGCGGTGGCGCACGAGCGGGCGATTTCGCTCGTCACCGCGAGCTCCCAGGCGGACGCCTTCGATCTCACGAAGGAGCCGGACGCCGTCCGGGCCCGCTACGGGAAGCACTCGTGGGGGCAGTCGCACCTCCTGGCCCGGCGGCTCGTGGAGTCGGGGGTGCGGTTCGTCTCGACCGTCAATGGGCCGAGCATCACCTGGGACACGCACAAGGACAACTTCAAGCAGCTCAAGAACCGCCTCGTCCCGCCGATGGAGCAGGCGTACGCGGCACTGCTCGACGACCTCTCCGAGCGGGGGCTCCTCGACAGCACGCTCGTGATCTGGATGGGGGACTTCGGCCGGACGCCGATCATCAACAAGGACGGCGGACGCGACCACTGGCCCCACTGCTACACGATGGTCCTTGCCGGAGGGGGAATCCGCGGGGGGCAGGTGATCGGCGAGTCCGACAAGACGGGAGCCGCTCCCAAGGCCCGTCCGATCACGCCGGCCGACATCCACGCGACCGTCTTCTCCGCCCTCGGCTACGACCCGCTGGCGACGAACTACGCCATGAGCGACGGCCGGCCGATGCCCCTCTCGCAGGGGAACATCGTCCGGGAGCTGTTCTGA